A region from the Lentisphaera araneosa HTCC2155 genome encodes:
- a CDS encoding glycerol-3-phosphate dehydrogenase/oxidase has product MSIKEYDVLIVGGGINGATSVANLSYQGLKLALVEQRDYASMTSQASSNMIWGGIKYLQSAEFSLVRALCESRNRLLQAYPSRVREIAYFTSFYKGNPYSSKLIYAGAWFYWLMGGCQTFKPRYVKANQVRHEAPLLKQEGLNGAVSYADAYLPDNDARFVYQFIRDGQKRGAKCFNYTRLETASYVDGWWLVDLLDLRTSQKSQIRARSLVNACGPQLKSLSGDIPVESQVAFSKGVHLIVPKIGPSDRVLTFFSKDGRLFFVLPMGNRSCIGTTDTRVRSHECEVTQGDREFILENINSYLNDYKDLSLKDIISERCGVRTLIVDGDDQGEDWIKLTRKHKIEVDKSKKSLTIVGGKITDCLNVGEEVGEAICEMLQERYREGVWYGESSEKEKFIKSAQQLNLGQHFDGLSMIEDHLWRRYGSEAFTILDLIKDDQSLANEVHPGSGYIKAEFVYMAKFEQITCLEDVLRRRTTLAMEYKEEEMDLEMMKDLLGL; this is encoded by the coding sequence ATGTCAATTAAAGAATATGATGTTTTGATTGTAGGAGGCGGCATCAATGGCGCCACAAGTGTTGCAAATTTATCCTACCAAGGACTTAAGCTTGCCTTAGTAGAACAGCGGGATTACGCGTCGATGACGAGTCAGGCTTCGTCCAATATGATTTGGGGGGGGATTAAGTACTTACAATCGGCAGAGTTTAGTTTGGTTCGAGCCTTATGCGAATCGCGCAATCGGCTCTTGCAAGCTTACCCAAGTCGAGTGAGAGAAATCGCCTATTTCACGAGTTTCTATAAGGGGAACCCTTATTCATCAAAACTTATTTATGCGGGAGCATGGTTTTATTGGCTCATGGGAGGCTGTCAAACTTTTAAACCTCGCTATGTAAAAGCTAATCAAGTAAGACATGAAGCCCCTTTGCTCAAGCAAGAAGGCTTAAATGGTGCAGTATCTTACGCTGATGCCTACCTGCCAGATAATGATGCCCGCTTTGTTTATCAATTTATTCGCGATGGCCAAAAACGAGGTGCGAAGTGTTTTAATTATACTCGACTTGAAACGGCATCTTATGTAGATGGCTGGTGGCTGGTAGACTTGCTTGATTTGCGAACTTCGCAAAAATCGCAAATTCGAGCTCGTAGTTTAGTCAATGCTTGTGGACCCCAACTGAAGTCATTAAGTGGAGATATTCCTGTAGAAAGTCAGGTGGCTTTTTCAAAAGGTGTTCATTTGATCGTGCCGAAAATAGGTCCATCTGATCGGGTGTTAACTTTTTTTTCAAAAGATGGGCGTCTATTTTTTGTTTTACCCATGGGCAATCGTAGCTGTATTGGTACGACGGATACAAGGGTGAGAAGTCATGAATGTGAAGTGACTCAAGGAGATCGCGAATTTATTTTGGAAAATATTAACTCCTATTTAAATGACTATAAAGATTTGAGCCTCAAGGATATTATTTCCGAACGGTGCGGAGTCCGCACCTTGATCGTCGACGGAGATGATCAAGGAGAGGATTGGATAAAACTGACTCGTAAACATAAGATAGAAGTGGATAAGAGTAAAAAATCTTTGACCATTGTGGGAGGTAAGATTACCGATTGCCTCAATGTAGGAGAAGAGGTTGGTGAAGCGATTTGTGAGATGCTTCAAGAAAGGTATCGTGAGGGTGTTTGGTATGGCGAAAGTTCGGAAAAAGAAAAGTTCATCAAATCAGCTCAACAATTAAACTTAGGGCAACACTTTGATGGATTGAGCATGATCGAAGATCATTTATGGAGGCGTTACGGAAGTGAAGCTTTTACCATTCTAGATTTGATCAAGGATGATCAGAGCTTAGCTAATGAAGTTCACCCGGGGAGTGGTTACATCAAAGCTGAGTTTGTTTATATGGCTAAGTTTGAACAGATCACTTGTCTAGAAGATGTCTTGCGTCGTCGAACGACTTTAGCCATGGAGTACAAAGAAGAAGAAATGGATTTAGAGATGATGAAGGACTTACTCGGACTCTAG
- a CDS encoding SlyX family protein: MSSDFEQRLIRLESLISMQDDMIETLNEVITSQQMELQDIKREIKTMQESIESDPIEMNQRPPHY, from the coding sequence ATGAGCTCCGATTTTGAGCAACGCCTCATACGTTTAGAAAGTTTAATCAGCATGCAAGATGATATGATTGAGACCTTAAATGAGGTTATTACTAGCCAGCAAATGGAACTTCAAGACATCAAAAGAGAAATCAAGACTATGCAGGAATCCATTGAATCAGACCCCATCGAAATGAATCAAAGACCTCCCCATTATTGA
- a CDS encoding glycerophosphodiester phosphodiesterase: protein MNTRLIAHRGASANAQENTLESFQLAFIQGADGVEGDFLLTRDRKLIAYHDLNTKRLLQKDLSTKTLNLSEIRKLSPYQIPELYEVLNIIPQGKGLVIELKCGRQVEKILIDTLRSSQIKFESITVISFRLPTLIRLRKICPQIKILWIRNFRLSKEKFNPCLEETRAVIEKCNFDGISANANRINQEFIKAFEGLEINCWTVDSSQRYRELEQLGCHSISTNRPGYIQTSLQREKS, encoded by the coding sequence GTGAATACTCGCCTCATAGCCCATCGTGGTGCAAGTGCCAATGCCCAAGAAAACACGCTAGAATCTTTTCAATTAGCCTTTATACAGGGGGCTGATGGGGTGGAAGGAGATTTCCTGTTAACGCGCGACCGTAAACTTATCGCTTACCACGACCTCAACACAAAACGTTTACTTCAAAAAGATCTCTCAACAAAAACTCTTAATCTCAGCGAGATTCGCAAACTCAGTCCCTACCAAATCCCAGAACTCTATGAAGTCCTCAATATTATACCTCAAGGCAAAGGTTTAGTTATAGAACTGAAGTGCGGCCGTCAAGTTGAAAAAATCCTTATTGATACTTTGCGAAGTTCGCAAATTAAATTTGAATCAATAACTGTCATTTCATTTCGCCTCCCCACACTCATTCGCCTTCGCAAAATCTGTCCACAGATCAAGATTTTGTGGATTCGTAACTTTCGCTTAAGCAAGGAAAAATTTAACCCTTGCCTAGAAGAAACTCGAGCTGTCATTGAAAAATGTAATTTTGATGGCATCAGTGCCAACGCTAATCGCATTAATCAAGAATTTATTAAAGCGTTTGAAGGCCTAGAAATTAATTGTTGGACAGTGGATTCGAGTCAACGCTATCGCGAATTAGAACAACTCGGCTGTCATTCAATTTCAACAAATCGTCCAGGCTACATTCAAACAAGTTTACAGAGAGAAAAATCATGA
- a CDS encoding leucine-rich repeat domain-containing protein, with translation MFKTLFTSCLISLSCLQAADSQISKYSATINEYSSNTRSDVKKIEPSSDYSISIGKVIDQKTFAKICSDLKWITQLNTSYGNKNLESFAPLAKLTKLRYFEAINWTKSAETPIDLEPFESLTDLEELNFYATRITNTAALSKLTKLKKLSLYMSAVDDISFLSNLLEVEELDLYGFAHTFKDYAPLEKLVKLKKLNTYMNTQATNENMTVFSNLTQLEEFSSSNNDHITHIDFLSKASELVELNLKWCRKLNNINALKNCSKLKEVDLTDAPINSIAVLENKIHLKEIDLEGTKVTDLSPLKSCKQLQILNIAETAITDISALENCPNLKSLNLNKTKIKDLSHLHKSKYLRRLSYSLNIPNEEIEILKKLLPECKFRINN, from the coding sequence ATGTTTAAAACACTTTTCACTTCATGCTTAATAAGTCTTAGCTGCTTACAGGCAGCTGATAGCCAAATATCTAAGTACTCTGCCACAATTAATGAGTACAGCTCTAACACTCGCTCTGATGTCAAAAAAATTGAACCAAGCTCAGATTACTCAATAAGCATCGGTAAGGTAATTGATCAAAAAACTTTTGCAAAGATCTGCTCCGACCTCAAATGGATCACTCAGCTTAACACCTCATACGGCAACAAAAATCTCGAGTCTTTTGCACCCCTCGCAAAACTCACCAAGCTACGTTACTTCGAAGCCATCAACTGGACCAAATCAGCAGAAACTCCCATAGATTTGGAACCCTTCGAGTCTTTAACAGATTTAGAAGAACTCAACTTTTATGCAACTCGCATAACAAATACGGCTGCTTTAAGTAAGCTAACAAAACTCAAGAAACTCAGCCTCTACATGAGTGCTGTTGATGACATTTCTTTTTTAAGTAACTTACTCGAAGTCGAAGAACTCGATCTCTACGGCTTTGCGCATACCTTCAAAGATTATGCCCCCCTTGAAAAACTTGTGAAGCTCAAGAAATTAAACACCTATATGAATACCCAAGCCACCAATGAAAACATGACCGTCTTTTCCAATCTAACTCAACTTGAAGAGTTTAGCTCAAGTAATAACGATCATATCACTCATATCGACTTTCTGAGCAAGGCCTCTGAACTTGTGGAACTTAATCTCAAATGGTGCCGTAAACTTAATAATATTAACGCTTTAAAGAACTGCTCTAAACTCAAAGAAGTTGACCTCACGGACGCTCCCATCAATAGCATTGCCGTTCTTGAAAACAAAATCCACTTAAAAGAGATCGATCTTGAAGGTACTAAAGTCACTGATCTCAGCCCCCTAAAATCCTGTAAACAGCTTCAAATTTTAAATATTGCTGAGACCGCAATCACAGACATTTCAGCATTAGAAAATTGCCCTAATCTAAAAAGCTTGAACTTAAATAAAACAAAAATCAAAGATTTAAGCCATCTTCACAAAAGTAAGTATTTACGTCGACTTAGCTACAGTCTCAATATACCTAATGAAGAGATCGAGATCCTCAAAAAACTTCTACCTGAATGTAAATTTCGTATCAATAACTAG
- a CDS encoding IS30 family transposase: protein MSYKHLSLEERHYLELEQKAGTSINKIAKKLCRHVSTLSRELKRNTGKRGYRNRQANELAQKRLKEKPKSIKLTVEVKIYIDEHLTKDWSPEQIVGRLKDDMSISLHHETVYQKEQVHTLTFDNGKEFAKHESISEKLECKSYFAKPYHSWERGQNENANGLLRQYFPKYMTLDKVNVSEVEIAVDKLNNRPRKCLKFKTPYEVFQKLTGIDLTKTKGVALMS from the coding sequence ATGTCCTATAAACATCTGAGTCTTGAAGAAAGACATTACCTTGAGTTGGAACAAAAGGCAGGTACATCCATCAATAAAATAGCAAAAAAGCTATGTCGTCACGTGAGTACTCTCTCACGGGAACTTAAACGTAACACAGGTAAACGTGGTTATCGTAACAGGCAGGCTAATGAATTAGCTCAAAAGCGACTAAAAGAAAAGCCAAAATCCATCAAATTAACAGTTGAGGTTAAAATTTATATCGATGAACATCTTACGAAGGATTGGAGTCCAGAACAAATCGTTGGGCGATTAAAAGATGATATGTCAATATCACTTCATCATGAAACAGTTTACCAAAAAGAACAAGTTCACACTCTCACCTTTGATAACGGGAAGGAGTTTGCTAAACATGAGAGTATTTCTGAAAAGTTGGAATGTAAAAGCTATTTTGCAAAACCATATCATTCATGGGAGCGAGGACAGAACGAAAATGCAAATGGCTTACTACGTCAATACTTTCCCAAGTACATGACTCTTGATAAAGTTAATGTTTCAGAAGTTGAAATTGCTGTCGACAAGCTTAATAATAGGCCTAGAAAATGCTTAAAATTTAAAACACCTTATGAAGTATTTCAGAAATTAACTGGAATTGATTTAACAAAAACAAAGGGTGTTGCACTTATGAGTTGA
- a CDS encoding MerC domain-containing protein: protein MLKKIDADLIGSLASVVCLIHCLFMPWVIMFSGAWLSQYFTHPLFHHLMLVVALLIGIPVFLRSYIKYNSKLVLFCGLIGLSLTSYGTFKEEPCCPPPTNEVANVIEEDSSPCETSCKDQSCAETALLNSIDTSETSDTAFVNKSEIKFSAVPIGVAFILLAHILNFKHRKKCQRHCCPG, encoded by the coding sequence ATGTTAAAAAAAATAGATGCTGACCTCATTGGCAGTCTCGCTTCAGTTGTATGCCTCATTCATTGCCTTTTTATGCCTTGGGTGATTATGTTTTCCGGTGCTTGGTTGAGCCAGTACTTCACTCACCCACTTTTCCACCACTTAATGCTCGTCGTCGCTTTATTAATTGGCATACCTGTATTTTTACGTTCTTACATAAAGTACAACTCCAAACTCGTTCTCTTCTGTGGACTCATTGGCCTTAGTTTAACGAGTTATGGCACCTTTAAAGAAGAACCCTGCTGCCCACCTCCAACAAATGAAGTCGCCAATGTTATTGAAGAAGATTCTAGTCCTTGCGAAACGTCTTGTAAAGATCAAAGCTGTGCTGAGACCGCTTTACTTAACAGTATAGATACATCGGAAACTAGTGACACCGCTTTCGTAAACAAATCAGAAATCAAATTTTCAGCAGTCCCCATTGGAGTAGCCTTTATTTTGCTAGCCCACATTTTAAATTTCAAACACCGTAAAAAGTGTCAACGCCATTGTTGTCCAGGATAG
- the arsJ gene encoding organoarsenical effux MFS transporter ArsJ, which yields MKNLKDYGIVTAAYWSFMLTDGALRMLCLLYFHSKGFTAVELAFMFLLYELCGVLTNLFGGWYAQRKGLRQSLISGLALQVFALSALSQLSDSWKPALSLAFVMGAQAFAGIAKDLTKMSSKTAVKFLVSDSSSKLFKWTAILTGSKNAVKGFGFFFGAFLLQNWGFSTSLIIMALGIALILATVLLKLKGDLGQVKSKDRLKDFFNQGREINLLAAARVFLFGARDIWFVVAVPVFFHEYLHWSFTQVGTFHAVWVIAYGAVQSSAPKLLKSADGSKEDKNKAFKLSLTLCISMSLIIAGSAIFDYNSYILVGGLMLFGFFFALNSSFHSYLILSFSKSDKAAMSVGFYYMANAIGRLFGTLLSGILYQVGGLMACLIGSLSFLVITSFISKKLNSQK from the coding sequence ATGAAAAATCTCAAAGACTACGGTATTGTCACAGCCGCTTACTGGAGCTTCATGCTTACAGATGGTGCTTTGCGCATGCTCTGTCTTTTGTATTTTCATAGCAAGGGTTTCACTGCAGTTGAACTGGCATTTATGTTCTTGCTATATGAACTCTGCGGAGTTCTCACCAACCTCTTTGGAGGCTGGTATGCGCAACGCAAAGGTCTACGGCAGAGTTTAATTAGTGGATTAGCTCTGCAGGTTTTTGCGCTTTCCGCACTTTCGCAATTAAGTGATAGCTGGAAACCCGCACTATCCTTAGCTTTTGTCATGGGAGCTCAAGCCTTTGCGGGAATCGCAAAAGACCTCACAAAAATGAGTTCCAAAACAGCGGTAAAATTCCTCGTTTCCGATAGTTCATCAAAGCTCTTTAAATGGACGGCTATTTTGACCGGTTCGAAAAATGCCGTGAAAGGTTTTGGATTTTTCTTTGGAGCCTTCCTCTTACAGAATTGGGGTTTTAGTACTTCGCTCATTATCATGGCTTTAGGCATTGCCCTGATACTCGCTACTGTACTTCTCAAACTTAAAGGTGATTTAGGCCAAGTAAAAAGTAAAGACCGCCTCAAAGACTTCTTTAATCAAGGGCGTGAGATCAACCTTTTAGCTGCTGCTCGAGTCTTTCTTTTTGGTGCTAGAGATATTTGGTTTGTTGTGGCCGTTCCCGTCTTTTTTCACGAATATCTTCATTGGTCCTTCACACAAGTGGGAACTTTTCACGCTGTGTGGGTTATTGCTTATGGTGCCGTACAATCCTCTGCTCCCAAATTACTGAAATCTGCCGACGGCTCAAAAGAGGATAAGAACAAGGCCTTTAAACTCTCGCTCACGCTCTGCATTTCTATGAGCTTAATCATAGCGGGGTCCGCAATATTTGACTATAATTCCTACATCCTCGTAGGTGGACTCATGCTTTTTGGCTTTTTCTTTGCTCTCAACTCTTCCTTTCATTCTTACCTTATTCTTTCATTCTCAAAATCTGATAAAGCCGCAATGAGTGTGGGTTTCTATTATATGGCCAATGCCATAGGTCGTCTCTTTGGCACCCTGCTCTCAGGTATACTCTATCAAGTCGGCGGGCTAATGGCTTGTCTCATTGGTTCTTTAAGCTTCCTGGTAATCACAAGTTTCATCAGCAAAAAACTCAATTCACAAAAATAG
- a CDS encoding ArsJ-associated glyceraldehyde-3-phosphate dehydrogenase → MSTNIAINGFGRMGRLAFREAYDRGELNIVHINELHGDAECAAHLLEFDSVHGRWDRNISFTEKAIVIDGKEITFSNAASPSECQWAGKNIDIVLECTGVHKSVASLQPYFENGAQKVVVSAPVKEEGALNIVYGINDELYDGSQNIITSASCTTNCLAPVVKVINEKLGIKHGCMTTIHDITNTQTIIDAPHKDLRRARACGESLIPTTTGSATAITVIYPELKGKLNGLAVRVPLLNGSLTDCVFELERPTTKEEVNQFFKEASESYLKGILGYEEKPLVSVDYKDEKRSSVIDAPSTMVINGTQVKILAWYDNEIGYINRMVDLLDKVEKSL, encoded by the coding sequence ATGTCTACAAATATTGCCATTAATGGTTTTGGCCGCATGGGCCGTCTCGCTTTCCGTGAAGCTTATGATCGCGGAGAACTCAATATCGTTCACATTAATGAACTCCACGGTGATGCGGAATGCGCAGCTCACCTACTCGAATTCGATTCAGTTCACGGTCGTTGGGATCGTAATATTAGTTTTACAGAAAAAGCTATTGTTATTGATGGCAAAGAAATTACATTTTCTAATGCAGCCTCACCTTCTGAGTGTCAATGGGCAGGGAAAAATATTGATATCGTTCTAGAATGTACAGGAGTTCACAAGTCTGTAGCTAGCCTCCAACCCTATTTTGAAAATGGAGCTCAAAAAGTTGTCGTATCTGCTCCCGTCAAAGAAGAAGGCGCCCTCAACATTGTCTATGGTATAAATGATGAACTCTACGACGGTAGTCAAAATATCATCACCTCTGCCTCGTGCACGACAAATTGCTTAGCTCCCGTAGTGAAAGTAATCAATGAAAAGCTCGGTATCAAGCATGGTTGCATGACAACTATCCACGATATCACCAATACACAAACTATTATTGACGCTCCTCACAAAGACTTGCGACGTGCGCGTGCCTGTGGCGAATCCTTGATTCCAACGACTACTGGATCAGCTACGGCTATCACAGTTATTTATCCAGAACTCAAAGGTAAACTCAATGGCTTAGCGGTACGAGTTCCTTTGCTCAACGGTTCTTTAACGGATTGTGTTTTTGAACTAGAGCGTCCAACGACCAAAGAAGAAGTGAACCAGTTCTTTAAAGAGGCTTCAGAAAGCTATTTGAAAGGCATCTTGGGTTATGAAGAGAAACCACTCGTCTCGGTTGATTACAAAGATGAAAAGCGTTCTTCAGTTATTGATGCACCATCTACCATGGTCATTAATGGAACACAAGTCAAAATTCTCGCTTGGTATGATAACGAAATTGGTTATATCAACCGCATGGTTGACCTCTTGGATAAAGTGGAAAAGTCGCTTTAA
- a CDS encoding Opr family porin — protein MKSKTKVGLFLATLLSLSLSAHDSSAHEHNDHKLGDQLKADADLKSGSQEHEHDSKLASFIGVEEYISLSGTIGLYGQTMDANDDNIDRDELAAIYGALHLETREWQGFRLGLTALAHGELHDHNDNYNEYYDNNAALLAEAFLKYNYKETEFTLGRQGVDWLMLGDYFEGVFVESEAIEDFLIRAAWVHKGAVFDPDEMFDYDELNDDDGVFGTEITYNGIEGLAITGLYYQAPDAYDIYGGEVFHEYAFCDKWSNAFLVQYFETDEKSSFADYPSI, from the coding sequence ATGAAAAGCAAAACAAAAGTAGGCTTATTTTTGGCTACCTTATTATCTTTAAGTCTTAGTGCACACGATTCAAGTGCTCATGAACACAATGACCATAAGCTAGGAGATCAGTTGAAAGCAGATGCCGATTTAAAGTCGGGTAGCCAAGAACATGAACATGACAGTAAACTAGCTAGTTTTATTGGTGTAGAAGAATATATCAGCTTATCAGGTACGATTGGCCTTTACGGTCAAACTATGGATGCTAATGATGACAATATTGATCGTGATGAGTTAGCAGCAATTTACGGTGCCTTGCATTTAGAAACAAGAGAGTGGCAAGGTTTTCGGTTGGGCTTAACAGCTCTTGCTCATGGCGAGCTCCATGATCATAATGATAACTATAATGAATATTACGATAATAATGCAGCGCTTTTAGCTGAAGCATTTTTAAAGTATAATTATAAAGAAACAGAGTTCACTCTTGGACGTCAAGGTGTGGATTGGTTGATGCTCGGTGACTATTTTGAAGGTGTTTTTGTTGAATCAGAGGCAATAGAAGATTTTCTAATTAGAGCGGCATGGGTTCACAAAGGTGCTGTGTTTGATCCGGATGAAATGTTTGATTATGACGAACTCAATGATGACGATGGAGTATTTGGTACAGAAATCACTTATAATGGTATCGAAGGTTTAGCCATTACAGGGCTTTATTACCAGGCTCCAGATGCTTACGATATTTATGGTGGTGAAGTTTTTCATGAATACGCGTTCTGCGATAAATGGAGTAATGCCTTCTTAGTTCAATATTTTGAAACTGATGAGAAATCTAGTTTTGCTGATTACCCATCCATTTAG